One window of Populus nigra chromosome 5, ddPopNigr1.1, whole genome shotgun sequence genomic DNA carries:
- the LOC133693908 gene encoding uncharacterized protein LOC133693908: protein MALSDAVIGNLTTIYVAVIAGIKVYGLVCGRSFSGGFVLILSTIVVGLVLTGTLAWDISRKATYAISRDHVNVHEMCKGGICWHGVAVRSPASQVRFRLPQH from the coding sequence ATGGCGCTATCCGATGCGGTGATAGGGAATTTAACGACGATCTACGTGGCGGTGATAGCTGGAATTAAGGTTTATGGGCTGGTCTGTGGAAGGAGCTTCAGTGGTGGATTCGTGCTGATTCTGTCTACTATCGTCGTGGGTTTGGTATTGACTGGGACGCTGGCTTGGGATATTTCTCGTAAGGCCACGTATGCGATTTCACGGGATCATGTCAATGTTCATGAGATGTGCAAAGGTGGTATTTGCTGGCACGGCGTGGCTGTCCGGTCCCCGGCTTCTCAGGTCCGGTTTAGACTTCCTCAGCATTAG